Proteins co-encoded in one Aquila chrysaetos chrysaetos unplaced genomic scaffold, bAquChr1.4, whole genome shotgun sequence genomic window:
- the LOC115338111 gene encoding calmodulin-1-like isoform X2, translating into MADQLTEEQIAEFKEAVSLFDKDGGGTITTKELGTVMRSLGQNPTEAELQDMINEVDADGNGTIDFPEFLTMMARKMKDADSEEEIREAFCVFDKDRNGYISAAELWHVMTNLGEKLTDEEVDEMIREADIDGDGQVNYEEFVQMMTAK; encoded by the exons ATG GCTGACCAGCTCACTGAGGAGCAGATTGCAG AGTTCAAGGAGGCGGTCTCGCTCTTTGACAAGGATGGGGGTGGCACCATCACCACCAAGGAGCTGGGCACTGTCATGCGCTCACTGGGCCAGAACCCTACCgaggctgagctgcaggacaTGATCAATGAGGTGGATGCCGATG GCAACGGCACCATCGACTTCCCCGAGTTCCTCACCATGATGGCGAGGAAGATGAAGGACGCGGATAGCGAGGAGGAGATCCGTGAGGCTTTCTGCGTCTTTGACAAG GACAGGAATGGGTACATCAGCGCGGCAGAGCTGTGGCACGTGATGACCAACCTGGGGGAGAAGCTGACGGATGAGGAAGTGGATGAGATGATCCGAGAGGCCGACATCGATGGTGATGGACAGGTCAACTATGAGG AGTTTGTGCAGATGATGACGGCGAAGTGA
- the LOC115338111 gene encoding calmodulin-1-like isoform X4 translates to MRSLGQNPTEAELQDMINEVDADGNGTIDFPEFLTMMARKMKDADSEEEIREAFCVFDKDRNGYISAAELWHVMTNLGEKLTDEEVDEMIREADIDGDGQVNYEEFVQMMTAK, encoded by the exons ATGCGCTCACTGGGCCAGAACCCTACCgaggctgagctgcaggacaTGATCAATGAGGTGGATGCCGATG GCAACGGCACCATCGACTTCCCCGAGTTCCTCACCATGATGGCGAGGAAGATGAAGGACGCGGATAGCGAGGAGGAGATCCGTGAGGCTTTCTGCGTCTTTGACAAG GACAGGAATGGGTACATCAGCGCGGCAGAGCTGTGGCACGTGATGACCAACCTGGGGGAGAAGCTGACGGATGAGGAAGTGGATGAGATGATCCGAGAGGCCGACATCGATGGTGATGGACAGGTCAACTATGAGG AGTTTGTGCAGATGATGACGGCGAAGTGA
- the LOC115338111 gene encoding calmodulin-1-like isoform X3, with amino-acid sequence MDGGGTITTKELGTVMRSLGQNPTEAELQDMINEVDADGNGTIDFPEFLTMMARKMKDADSEEEIREAFCVFDKDRNGYISAAELWHVMTNLGEKLTDEEVDEMIREADIDGDGQVNYEEFVQMMTAK; translated from the exons ATG GATGGGGGTGGCACCATCACCACCAAGGAGCTGGGCACTGTCATGCGCTCACTGGGCCAGAACCCTACCgaggctgagctgcaggacaTGATCAATGAGGTGGATGCCGATG GCAACGGCACCATCGACTTCCCCGAGTTCCTCACCATGATGGCGAGGAAGATGAAGGACGCGGATAGCGAGGAGGAGATCCGTGAGGCTTTCTGCGTCTTTGACAAG GACAGGAATGGGTACATCAGCGCGGCAGAGCTGTGGCACGTGATGACCAACCTGGGGGAGAAGCTGACGGATGAGGAAGTGGATGAGATGATCCGAGAGGCCGACATCGATGGTGATGGACAGGTCAACTATGAGG AGTTTGTGCAGATGATGACGGCGAAGTGA
- the LOC115338111 gene encoding calmodulin-1-like isoform X1, whose product MGAPSPLSPPQADQLTEEQIAEFKEAVSLFDKDGGGTITTKELGTVMRSLGQNPTEAELQDMINEVDADGNGTIDFPEFLTMMARKMKDADSEEEIREAFCVFDKDRNGYISAAELWHVMTNLGEKLTDEEVDEMIREADIDGDGQVNYEEFVQMMTAK is encoded by the exons ATGGGTGCCCCCTCACCCTTGTCTCCCCCCCAGGCTGACCAGCTCACTGAGGAGCAGATTGCAG AGTTCAAGGAGGCGGTCTCGCTCTTTGACAAGGATGGGGGTGGCACCATCACCACCAAGGAGCTGGGCACTGTCATGCGCTCACTGGGCCAGAACCCTACCgaggctgagctgcaggacaTGATCAATGAGGTGGATGCCGATG GCAACGGCACCATCGACTTCCCCGAGTTCCTCACCATGATGGCGAGGAAGATGAAGGACGCGGATAGCGAGGAGGAGATCCGTGAGGCTTTCTGCGTCTTTGACAAG GACAGGAATGGGTACATCAGCGCGGCAGAGCTGTGGCACGTGATGACCAACCTGGGGGAGAAGCTGACGGATGAGGAAGTGGATGAGATGATCCGAGAGGCCGACATCGATGGTGATGGACAGGTCAACTATGAGG AGTTTGTGCAGATGATGACGGCGAAGTGA